One region of Bubalus bubalis isolate 160015118507 breed Murrah chromosome 15, NDDB_SH_1, whole genome shotgun sequence genomic DNA includes:
- the LOC102396002 gene encoding uncharacterized protein C8orf76 isoform X3, whose translation METGCWLLGGEFEDSVFEERRERRPGPPESYRAKRCEPQWFYEETGSSDDVEALTVQKFKGDLAYRRQEYQKALQEYSSISEKLPSTNFAMKRDVQEGQARCLVHLGRHKEALEIATNLRDVMKHQGTDLESFESSWPEENKATNTDHLTTVLYLQFTICSSLQNLEKTIFCLQKLISLHPFNPWNWGKLGEAYLNLGPALSASLASSQKENSFTSSDTAIKSSFPHSGKDYLLCFPETLPEGSVEVSSGNKQKNEKALKNIQNCMTEERAAVLLETQMKACASFIRTRLWVKISSQKKSEMRFTQRSSVLAPRP comes from the exons ATGGAAACGGGATGCTGGCTGCTCGGCGGCGAGTTTGAGGACTCGGTGTTCGAGGAGAGGCGGGAGCGGCGGCCTGGACCACCCGAGTCGTACCGCGCCAAACGCTGCGAGCCTCAG TGGTTTTATGAAGAAACAGGGAGCAGCGATGATGTTGAAGCTCTGACTGTCCAGAAATTCAAAGGGGACCTGGCCTACAGACGGCAAGAGTATCAG AAAGCACTGCAGGAGTATTCCAGTATCTCAGAAAAACTGCCATCTACAAATTTTGCCATGAAAAGGGATGTCCAGGAAGGCCAGGCTCGATGCCTTGTTCACCTGGGAAGGCACAAGGAAGCCCTGGAGATTGCCACAAACTTG AGGGACGTAATGAAGCACCAAGGCACTGATCTTGAATCCTTCGAATCTTCTTGGCCAGAG gaAAATAAAGCAACTAACACAGACCATTTAACCACTGTACTCTACCTCCAGTTTACTATTTGTTCCAGTTTGCAGAACTTGGAGAAAACCATTTTCTGCCTACAGAAACTGATTTCTTTGCATCCCTTTAATCCTTGGAACTGGGGCAAATTGGGAGAGGCTTACCTGAACCTGGGGCCAGCCCTGTCAGCATCGCTTGCGTCATCTCAGAAAGAGAACAGTTTCACCTCAAGTGACACGGCTATCAAATCCTCCTTTCCCCACTCAGGAAAAGACTatcttttgtgtttccctgaAACTTTGCCTGAGGGCTCTGTGGAAGTAAGCAGTGGTAACaagcaaaagaatgagaaagctcttaaaaatattcaaaactgtATGACAGAAGAGAGAGCCGCAGTGTTGCTAGAAACTCAGATGAAAGCCTGTGCCTCTTTTATACGAACCAG
- the ZHX1 gene encoding zinc fingers and homeoboxes protein 1 has protein sequence MASRRKSTTPCMVLASEQDPDLELVSDFDEGPPVLTPIENTRTESVSSDEEVHESVDSDNQQNKKVEGGYECKYCTFQTPDLNMFTFHVDSEHPNVVLNSSYVCVECNFLTKRYDALSEHNLKYHPGEENFKLTMVKRNNQTIFEQTINDLTFDGSFVKEENSEQAESTEVSSSGISISKTPIMKMMKNKVENKRITVHRNSAEDVPEEKENEIKPDREETVENPSSSASESNASTSVVNRIHPHAASTVVAPAAVLPGLAQVITAVSAQQNSSLIPKVLIPVNSIPTYNAALDNNPLLLNTYNKFPYPTMSEITVLSAQAKYTEEQIKIWFSAQRLKHGVSWTPEEVEEARRKQFNGTVHTVPQTITVIPTHISAGSNGLPSILQTCQIVGQPGLVLTQVGGTNTLPVTAPIALTVAGVPNQTNVQKSQVPTTQPTTETKPATAAVPSAQLVKHEATLANPDSFGIRAKKTKEQLAELKVSYLKNQFPHDAEIIRLMKITGLTKGEIKKWFSDTRYNQRNSKSNQCLHLNNDSSATIIIDSSDEITESPAVVTSQQKQSWNPFPDFTPQKFKEKTAEQLRALQASFLNSSVLTEEELNRLRAQTKLTRREIDAWFTEKKKSKALKEEKVEVEESNAGSSKEEAGETSPGDETSAPKSGSTGKICKKTPEQLHMLKSAFVRTQWPSPEEYDKLAEESGLARTDIVSWFGDTRYAWKNGNLKWYYYYQSANSSSMNGLSSLRKRGRGRPKGRGRGRPRGRPRGGKRMNNWDRGPSLIKFKTGTAILKDYYLKHKFLNEQDLDELVNRSHMGYEQVREWFAERQRRSELGIELFEENEEEDEVIDDQEEEEEETDDSDTWEPPRHVKRKLSKSDD, from the coding sequence ATGGCAAGCAGGCGAAAATCTACAACACCCTGCATGGTCCTTGCCAGTGAACAGGATCCAGACCTCGAGTTGGTATCAGATTTCGACGAAGGTCCGCCTGTACTTACACCCATAGAAAACACCAGAACAGAGAGTGTCTCAAGTGATGAAGAAGTTCATGAGTCCGTGGATTCTGacaatcagcaaaataaaaaagttgaagGTGGCTATGAATGTAAATACTGTACTTTCCAAACTCCAGATCTAAATATGTTTACTTTTCATGTGGATTCAGAACATCCCAATGTAGTGCTAAATTCATCCTATGTTTGTGTTGAATGCAATTTTCTTACCAAAAGGTATGATGCACTTTCTGAGCATAATCTGAAATATCACCCAGGAGAAGAGAATTTTAAGTTGACTATGGTAAAACGAAATAACCAGACAATCTTtgaacaaacaataaatgatctGACTTTTGATGGTAGTTTTGTTAAGGAGGAGAATTCAGAGCAAGCTGAATCTACAGAAGTTTCTTCTTCAGGAATATCTATCAGTAAAACCCCTAtcatgaaaatgatgaaaaataaagtgGAGAACAAACGGATTACAGTTCATCGTAATTCAGCTGAGGACGTTCCGGAAGAGAAAGAGAACGAAATCAAACCAGACCgtgaagaaactgtggaaaatccaaGCTCTTCGGCTTCTGAATCAAATGCAAGTACTTCTGTTGTAAACAGAATCCACCCACATGCTGCCAGCACGGTTGTGGCCCCGGCAGCAGTTCTTCCTGGGTTAGCACAGGTGATCACGGCAGTATCAGCTCAGCAGAATTCCAGTTTGATTCCCAAAGTCCTAATCCCTGTTAATAGCATTCCTACCTACAATGCTGCATTGGATAACAACCCCCTTTTGCTTAACACCTACAACAAATTCCCTTATCCAACAATGTCAGAGATAACTGTTCTTTCTGCTCAAGCAAAATATACAGAGGAACAGATCAAGATATGGTTTTCAGCCCAACGTCTAAAACACGGTGTTAGCTGGACTCCCGAGGAAGTAGAGGAGGCAAGAAGGAAACAGTTCAACGGAACAGTACACACTGTACCTCAGACCATAACTGTCATTCCCACCCACATCTCCGCGGGGAGTAATGGTTTACCATCCATCTTACAGACATGCCAAATAGTTGGCCAGCCGGGTCTGGTCCTCACACAAGTAGGTGGCACAAACACCTTGCCAGTAACGGCACCTATAGCCTTGACAGTGGCAGGGGTTCCAAATCAAACGAATGTACAGAAAAGTCAGGTCCCCACTACTCAGCCGACCACAGAAACCAagccagcaacagcagcagtcccATCCGCTCAGCTGGTCAAACATGAAGCCACATTGGCAAACCCTGATTCATTTGGCATTCGGGCTAAAAAGACTAAAGAGCAGCTGGCAGAATTAAAAGTCAGCTACCTGAAGAATCAGTTTCCCCATGATGCTGAAATTATCAGACTGATGAAAATCACAGGACTGACcaaaggagagattaaaaaatggtTTAGTGACACAAGGTACAACCAGAGAAATTCAAAGAGTAATCAGTGCTTACATCTCAACAATGACTCCTCTGCCACTATCATCATAGACTCGAGCGATGAAATCACAGAATCCCCAGCTGTTGTGACTTCACAGCAGAAACAGTCCTGGAATCCTTTTCCTGACTTTACTCCCCAGAAGTTTAAAGAGAAGACAGCGGAGCAGCTTCGTGCCCTGCAGGCAAGTTTTCTCAACAGCTCCGTACTtacagaagaagaactaaataggtTAAGAGCGCAAACCAAACTCACCAGAAGGGAAATTGATGCTTGGtttacagagaagaagaaatcaaaagctttaaaggaagagaaagtggAAGTAGAGGAAAGCAATGCAGGTAGTTCCAAAGAAGAAGCTGGAGAAACTTCTCCTGGAGATGAAACTAGTGCACCTAAGTCAGGGAGTACTGGCAAGATATGTAAAAAAACACCCGAGCAGCTGCACATGCTTAAAAGTGCATTTGTCCGAACACAGTGGCCATCACCAGAAGAGTATGACAAGTTGGCTGAAGAAAGCGGGCTTGCTAGAACAGACATAGTTAGTTGGTTTGGGGACACCCGTTATGCTTGGAAAAATGGAAACTTAAAATGGTACTACTACTATCAAAGCGCCAATTCAAGTAGCATGAATGGTCTGTCTTCTCTTaggaaaagggggagagggagaccAAAAGGCAGGGGGAGAGGAAGACCTCGCGGGCGGCCCAGAGGAGGCAAGAGAATGAACAACTGGGACAGGGGGCCGTCCCTCATCAAATTTAAAACTGGAACTGCAATACTTAAGGATTATTATCTGAAGCACAAATTTCTTAATGAGCAAGACCTCGATGAACTTGTTAACAGATCACATATGGGTTACGAGCAGGTCAGAGAATGGTTTGCCGAAAGACAGAGAAGATCGGAGTTAGGTATAGAATTATTTGAGGAAAACGAGGAGGAAGATGAAGTTATTGATGatcaggaagaggaggaagaagaaacagatgaCAGTGACACTTGGGAACCCCCACGACATGTGAAGCGGAAGCTTTCTAAATCAGATGACTGA